The Novosphingobium kaempferiae genome includes a window with the following:
- a CDS encoding IclR family transcriptional regulator has product MIEDEQKDGAEDARRGGSPQSVTRVVRLLEALCASNEPVSLADLSRRLATPKSSLAALLRGLADEDLVVATEGAWRLGPGAFGLGSALTEARRRLQSSDLVREGMRRLAARSGETVLLAVGDSDGDMVTYVDLVESSNVVRYSVSIGDRRPFYATAGGRALLSTCSPEAVEAYLKRVSLARLAPGTETARAALAQIVERVRGEGYAQTVDQAAEGVTGTAAVVRDAAARVVGALVIAAPSARATDRLEELARLVKDEAAAISRSLGFR; this is encoded by the coding sequence GTGATCGAGGACGAGCAGAAGGACGGGGCGGAAGACGCGCGCCGGGGCGGATCGCCGCAATCGGTGACGCGCGTCGTGCGGCTCCTCGAAGCGCTCTGCGCCAGCAACGAGCCGGTCTCGCTCGCCGATCTCAGCCGCCGACTGGCAACGCCCAAGAGCAGTCTTGCGGCGCTGCTGCGGGGGCTTGCCGACGAGGATCTGGTGGTGGCCACCGAAGGCGCGTGGCGGCTCGGCCCCGGTGCCTTCGGCCTCGGCAGCGCGCTGACCGAGGCGCGGCGGCGCCTGCAGAGCTCCGACCTCGTGCGCGAAGGGATGCGGCGGCTGGCCGCGCGCAGCGGCGAAACGGTGCTGCTGGCGGTGGGCGACAGCGACGGCGACATGGTGACTTACGTCGATCTGGTCGAGAGCAGCAATGTCGTGCGCTATTCGGTCTCGATCGGCGACCGGCGGCCGTTCTACGCCACGGCGGGCGGGCGCGCGCTGCTGTCGACCTGCTCGCCCGAGGCGGTGGAAGCCTACCTCAAGCGCGTGTCGCTCGCGCGGCTGGCTCCGGGGACGGAGACGGCGCGCGCGGCTTTGGCGCAGATCGTGGAGCGGGTGCGGGGGGAAGGCTATGCCCAGACCGTCGATCAGGCGGCGGAGGGCGTGACCGGCACCGCCGCCGTGGTGCGCGACGCTGCGGCGCGCGTGGTCGGCGCGCTCGTCATCGCCGCGCCGAGCGCACGGGCGACCGACCGGCTGGAGGAATTGGCGCGGCTGGTGAAGGACGAAGCGGCGGCGATTTCGCGCAGCCTGGGGTTTCGCTGA
- a CDS encoding LLM class flavin-dependent oxidoreductase, which produces MTGKLSFGYLYDFRNPASWHRPPEALYAETLDVIAETEALGFDGAFVPEHHLAEDGYMPSPLVTLAALAARTKRMRLGTGIALGPLYEPLRFAEDCAVLDILTGGRLQLGLAIGYRAREYAAHGLDFTKRGARFDEFLSVLRRLWGGETVDFEGRFFTLTGAKVSPLSSRGHIPLYIGGFAPKAMERVARHGDGYFGNAEIWPLYRDKLVAEGKDPADARIWIQGLMLVVAEDKAAALDELAPYFHHVNNSYGAWMAEDKSIGLDDPAIQPMSLDAFKASGILQILTPDEAVAHFRRLQDKAPVEQFTMMMPPGLPAERFLAYAKLFAREVIPHFQ; this is translated from the coding sequence ATGACCGGCAAGTTGAGCTTCGGCTACCTCTACGATTTCCGCAATCCCGCGTCCTGGCACCGCCCGCCCGAAGCGCTCTATGCCGAAACGCTCGACGTCATCGCCGAGACCGAGGCGCTGGGCTTCGACGGCGCCTTCGTGCCCGAGCATCACCTTGCCGAAGACGGCTACATGCCATCGCCGCTGGTGACGCTGGCCGCACTCGCCGCCCGCACGAAGCGGATGCGGCTGGGCACCGGCATCGCGCTCGGCCCGCTCTACGAACCGCTGCGCTTCGCCGAGGACTGCGCGGTGCTGGACATCCTGACCGGCGGGCGCCTCCAACTCGGCCTCGCCATCGGCTATCGCGCACGCGAATATGCCGCGCACGGCCTCGACTTCACCAAGCGGGGCGCGCGGTTCGACGAGTTCCTGTCGGTCCTGCGCCGCCTGTGGGGTGGCGAGACGGTGGACTTCGAAGGTCGCTTCTTCACGCTCACCGGCGCGAAAGTCAGCCCGCTGTCCAGCCGGGGGCACATCCCGCTCTACATCGGCGGCTTCGCGCCCAAGGCGATGGAGCGCGTGGCGCGCCATGGCGACGGCTACTTCGGCAACGCCGAAATCTGGCCGCTCTACCGCGATAAGCTGGTGGCCGAGGGCAAGGATCCCGCCGATGCGCGCATCTGGATACAGGGCCTGATGCTGGTCGTCGCCGAGGACAAGGCGGCGGCGCTGGACGAGCTTGCGCCCTACTTCCACCACGTCAACAACAGCTACGGCGCGTGGATGGCCGAGGACAAGTCCATAGGGCTCGACGATCCGGCGATCCAGCCGATGAGCCTCGACGCCTTCAAGGCCAGCGGCATCCTCCAGATCCTGACCCCGGACGAGGCGGTCGCCCATTTCCGGCGGTTGCAGGACAAGGCCCCGGTCGAGCAATTCACGATGATGATGCCGCCCGGCCTTCCGGCGGAGCGCTTCCTCGCTTATGCGAAGCTGTTCGCGCGGGAGGTGATCCCGCATTTCCAGTGA
- a CDS encoding YnfA family protein — MIHTAIVYVLAALAEIAGCFAFWAWLRMGKPVWWLVPGCTSLVLFAYLLTLVDTSQAGRAYAAYGGIYITSALVWLWLAEGVRPDRWDMLGAVLCLLGAAVILLAPHRA; from the coding sequence ATGATCCACACCGCCATCGTCTACGTCCTCGCCGCGCTGGCCGAGATCGCGGGCTGCTTCGCGTTCTGGGCCTGGCTGCGGATGGGCAAGCCGGTCTGGTGGCTGGTCCCCGGCTGCACGTCGCTGGTCCTCTTCGCATACCTGCTGACGCTGGTCGATACCTCGCAGGCGGGGAGGGCCTATGCGGCCTACGGCGGCATCTACATCACCTCGGCGCTGGTCTGGCTGTGGCTGGCCGAGGGCGTGCGACCGGACCGATGGGACATGCTCGGTGCAGTTCTGTGCCTCCTCGGTGCCGCTGTGATCCTGCTCGCGCCGCACCGCGCCTGA
- a CDS encoding MarC family protein: MYELFLSAFVTLFVVIDPPGCAPIYAGLSAGASRAQAVSMATRACVIASIILVVFALFGKALLGALHIELDAFRIAGGIMLFMIAIDMVFEKRTQRREERAEKVKATPEVEDVSVFPMAMPMLAGPGSIATMMLLTSRAHGPEQTAMILAAMIAVMLLAFAALAAAGPLMKVLGDKVEAVITRLLGVLLAALAAQYIIDGVKATLLAG, from the coding sequence ATGTACGAACTTTTCCTGAGCGCCTTCGTCACCCTCTTCGTCGTCATCGATCCGCCGGGCTGCGCGCCGATCTACGCCGGGCTCTCCGCCGGGGCGAGCCGCGCGCAGGCGGTGTCCATGGCGACCCGCGCCTGCGTGATCGCCTCGATCATCCTCGTCGTCTTCGCCCTGTTCGGCAAGGCGCTGCTCGGTGCGCTGCACATCGAACTCGACGCCTTCCGCATCGCGGGCGGCATCATGCTGTTCATGATCGCCATCGACATGGTCTTCGAAAAGCGCACCCAGCGCCGCGAGGAGCGCGCCGAGAAGGTCAAGGCGACGCCCGAGGTTGAGGACGTCTCGGTCTTCCCGATGGCGATGCCGATGCTGGCCGGGCCGGGCTCCATCGCGACGATGATGCTGCTGACCAGCCGCGCGCATGGGCCGGAACAGACGGCGATGATCCTGGCCGCGATGATCGCGGTCATGCTGCTCGCCTTCGCCGCGCTCGCCGCCGCCGGACCGCTGATGAAGGTGCTGGGCGACAAGGTGGAGGCGGTCATCACCCGCCTGCTCGGCGTCCTGCTGGCAGCGCTGGCCGCGCAGTACATCATCGATGGCGTCAAGGCGACGCTGCTGGCGGGCTGA